From a single Granulicella aggregans genomic region:
- a CDS encoding SpoIIAA family protein — protein MIEHLQEARGPAFGFSVHGKLTAADTTDLLSKLDAMIGGYKKPIGVLADLTQMEGADWTARWNEMRFLERHTSQIARLAIVGASEWEEVASMVLVATAALQAQTRYYQNSELSHAWHWVKMLKHDEETRVRIMYPGHGLFQDYTPEYMGI, from the coding sequence ATGATTGAACACCTGCAAGAAGCGAGAGGTCCGGCCTTCGGATTCTCCGTCCACGGCAAATTGACGGCAGCGGATACGACCGATCTTCTCTCGAAGCTGGACGCCATGATCGGCGGCTACAAGAAACCAATTGGCGTCCTCGCTGACCTTACCCAGATGGAAGGGGCGGACTGGACTGCACGCTGGAACGAGATGCGCTTCCTGGAGCGCCATACAAGTCAAATTGCCCGGCTCGCGATCGTCGGTGCCTCCGAATGGGAAGAGGTCGCCAGCATGGTACTCGTCGCAACAGCAGCCCTTCAAGCCCAGACCCGCTACTACCAGAACTCCGAACTCTCCCACGCTTGGCATTGGGTCAAGATGCTCAAGCACGATGAGGAGACGCGGGTCCGTATCATGTACCCTGGACACGGGCTCTTTCAGGACTACACCCCCGAATACATGGGAATCTGA
- a CDS encoding carboxypeptidase-like regulatory domain-containing protein gives MINRHRGSCNLTAFSLLTFLSLWSALAVAQFRTRDISGTVTDHQHEPLRGAVVEVENCVSLGVVSYITDRDGRYSFRRLDGDIDYRLWVNFRGHKSRVRQLSKLDEYKPQTINFVVDLH, from the coding sequence ATGATCAATCGACATCGTGGCAGTTGCAACCTGACCGCCTTTAGCCTTCTCACGTTCCTGTCTCTCTGGTCCGCCTTGGCCGTAGCACAGTTCAGAACCCGGGACATATCCGGAACAGTGACCGACCACCAACATGAGCCGCTCAGAGGAGCAGTAGTCGAAGTGGAAAATTGCGTATCGCTCGGGGTCGTCTCTTACATCACGGATCGCGACGGAAGATATAGCTTCAGGCGCCTCGATGGCGATATCGACTATCGCCTGTGGGTCAACTTCCGTGGGCACAAATCCAGGGTCAGGCAGTTGAGCAAGTTGGACGAATATAAGCCACAGACCATCAACTTCGTTGTCGATCTCCACTGA
- a CDS encoding thioredoxin family protein, protein MTVATDSVRSVTGETFDALVLEATHPVAVEFMSYGCEHCRLLEPVLQEVAERLGSQEALFRVNIAVDQELANRYEIEGTPTLVMFLGGEEIGRAVGPDPSVQVLWDAVTRPFQESE, encoded by the coding sequence ATGACGGTGGCAACTGACTCTGTGAGATCAGTCACAGGAGAGACATTCGACGCGCTGGTGCTTGAGGCCACGCATCCTGTGGCCGTTGAGTTTATGTCCTACGGTTGCGAACACTGCCGCTTGCTTGAGCCAGTGTTGCAGGAGGTCGCTGAGAGGCTAGGTTCCCAGGAGGCTCTGTTCCGGGTAAACATCGCGGTAGACCAGGAGCTCGCGAATCGGTATGAGATTGAAGGAACTCCGACACTTGTGATGTTTCTCGGAGGAGAAGAGATAGGGCGTGCGGTTGGGCCTGATCCATCGGTGCAGGTCCTGTGGGATGCCGTCACTCGGCCCTTCCAGGAGTCAGAGTAA
- a CDS encoding DCC1-like thiol-disulfide oxidoreductase family protein: MERDLSKSILLFNDECAVCRFIARWVNRSVERQEGDSSLIVRPIGNDPLALRALNPELDIWDAYANIHLLMPDGSMRTNGEAVAETLRRLPITRWLARSFDVSVFGRRPFQAILNAAYTVLADLRPLLGCESCGIPPPWLRPFHWIAQRIKGRAKARNHTVTAARATPPIPVKMSERADVA, translated from the coding sequence ATGGAGCGAGATCTGAGCAAATCGATCCTCTTATTTAACGATGAATGTGCGGTATGCCGGTTTATTGCACGCTGGGTGAATCGATCGGTGGAACGGCAGGAAGGAGACTCTTCTCTCATTGTTCGGCCGATCGGTAACGACCCGCTTGCTTTGCGTGCGCTGAATCCGGAATTAGACATATGGGACGCCTACGCAAACATTCATCTCCTAATGCCTGATGGGTCCATGAGAACGAATGGAGAGGCCGTGGCCGAGACGCTACGCAGACTGCCGATCACGCGGTGGCTGGCGCGGAGCTTCGATGTGAGCGTCTTCGGGAGGAGGCCCTTCCAGGCGATCCTGAATGCCGCCTACACGGTGTTGGCAGATTTGCGACCGCTGCTTGGATGCGAGAGTTGCGGAATACCTCCTCCGTGGCTGCGGCCGTTTCATTGGATTGCACAGCGGATCAAAGGCCGCGCGAAGGCCAGGAATCACACGGTCACAGCGGCCCGTGCGACTCCGCCCATTCCGGTGAAGATGAGTGAGCGAGCGGATGTTGCTTAG
- a CDS encoding general stress protein: MSTLNSIVAVYSTHAQAEAAIKELQEAGVDMKSLSIAAKDTHTDEHVVGYYNAGDRMKYWGKMGAFWGGFWGLLFGSAMFAIPGLGPILVAGPFVAWIVAGLEGAVVVGGVSAIGAGLVSIGIPKDSVLEYEVALRTDKYLLIVHGSPDQVSRAKAIIEGTQHTSYTVHGETVFA; this comes from the coding sequence ATGTCGACGCTGAATTCGATAGTCGCCGTGTACAGTACGCACGCGCAGGCTGAAGCTGCAATCAAGGAACTCCAGGAAGCTGGAGTCGATATGAAGAGCCTTTCGATCGCGGCGAAGGACACCCATACCGATGAACACGTCGTCGGCTACTACAACGCCGGCGACCGAATGAAGTACTGGGGCAAGATGGGCGCATTCTGGGGAGGCTTCTGGGGATTGCTCTTCGGATCTGCCATGTTCGCCATCCCCGGCCTTGGCCCCATCCTCGTCGCCGGCCCATTTGTCGCCTGGATTGTCGCTGGACTTGAAGGAGCAGTCGTCGTGGGCGGTGTTAGTGCGATCGGCGCTGGCCTTGTAAGCATCGGCATCCCAAAGGACAGCGTCCTCGAATATGAAGTCGCTCTCAGGACTGACAAGTATCTCCTCATCGTTCACGGCTCACCCGACCAGGTAAGCCGCGCCAAAGCGATCATTGAAGGCACGCAGCACACCTCCTACACGGTGCATGGCGAGACCGTCTTCGCGTAA